The following are encoded together in the Thermoanaerobaculia bacterium genome:
- a CDS encoding aminopeptidase P family protein: protein MNGDRDRRNAGFQALLGALEARALVLLSAAGDDPERSFFVHPAKLGEALVVVPAGTGRSPRLGYLTPMERDEAAATGLELLSPDDLDVARWSRDSPQPGAFHANLLAQALQRSGVAPGRIALAGRLPFGLAHEVLERLGSEGWSFVSASAGLLAIRKRKTAGELAEIRRVAGVTCEAIRWVAGCLAGATVRDRELWREGEALSVGRLKAGIAAVFAAAGLEQPRGNIVAPGGEGGVPHSSGSPERVLRDGETLVVDLFPRGGLFADCTRTFCFGEPPPRVAAAFAAVHEALQQAHAAARPGARGWDLQVAVCEAFTARGYATPLSEPGTLQGYVHGLGHGVGFELHESPSFKRHAEEEGRLEIGDVLTLEPGLYDPDPATGFGIRLEDLVHLDEAPENLTPLPYDLDPRAWV, encoded by the coding sequence TTGAACGGCGACCGGGATCGTCGCAACGCCGGCTTCCAGGCGCTCCTCGGAGCGCTCGAGGCCAGGGCTTTGGTGCTGCTCTCGGCGGCCGGCGACGATCCCGAACGGTCTTTTTTCGTTCATCCAGCGAAGCTCGGGGAGGCGCTCGTCGTGGTGCCGGCGGGGACTGGACGGTCGCCCCGCCTGGGCTACCTGACGCCGATGGAGCGCGACGAAGCCGCCGCCACCGGCCTCGAGCTGCTCTCGCCGGACGACCTCGATGTCGCGCGCTGGTCGCGCGACAGCCCGCAGCCCGGGGCCTTCCACGCCAATCTGCTCGCCCAGGCCCTGCAGCGCTCCGGCGTCGCGCCGGGGCGGATCGCACTCGCCGGCCGGCTGCCGTTCGGACTGGCACACGAAGTTCTCGAGCGGCTCGGCAGCGAGGGCTGGAGCTTCGTCTCGGCGAGCGCGGGCCTGCTCGCCATCCGCAAGAGAAAGACCGCAGGCGAGCTCGCAGAGATCCGCCGGGTCGCCGGCGTCACCTGTGAGGCCATCCGCTGGGTGGCCGGTTGCCTCGCCGGTGCGACGGTCCGCGATCGCGAGCTTTGGCGCGAGGGCGAGGCGCTTTCGGTCGGGCGCCTCAAGGCCGGGATCGCTGCCGTCTTCGCCGCCGCCGGCCTCGAGCAGCCGCGCGGCAATATCGTGGCGCCGGGCGGCGAGGGCGGCGTGCCCCACAGCTCGGGAAGTCCGGAGCGGGTCCTGCGGGACGGCGAGACGCTGGTTGTCGATCTCTTCCCGCGCGGCGGCCTGTTCGCCGACTGCACGCGCACCTTCTGCTTCGGCGAACCGCCGCCGCGAGTCGCGGCGGCGTTCGCGGCGGTGCACGAAGCCCTGCAGCAGGCGCACGCTGCGGCCCGGCCCGGAGCACGCGGGTGGGATCTCCAGGTGGCCGTCTGCGAGGCGTTCACCGCCAGGGGCTACGCGACCCCGCTCTCCGAGCCCGGGACGCTCCAGGGCTATGTCCACGGCCTCGGACACGGCGTCGGCTTCGAGCTCCACGAGTCTCCGAGCTTCAAACGCCACGCCGAAGAGGAGGGCCGGCTCGAGATCGGCGACGTTCTGACCCTCGAGCCCGGCCTCTACGACCCCGACCCGGCCACCGGCTTCGGCATCCGCCTCGAAGACCTCGTCCACCTGGACGAGGCGCCCGAG
- the trxA gene encoding thioredoxin: MASSKIVTVDQKNFQSAVLQSTKPVLIDFWASWCGPCRMVAPLLDELADELDGKLQIAKVNVDENQELAMQFRISSIPAFLLFKNGEVVERAAGAMPKAMFKNLVAEHI; this comes from the coding sequence ATGGCCAGCAGCAAGATCGTGACGGTCGACCAGAAGAACTTCCAGTCCGCCGTCCTCCAGTCCACCAAGCCGGTTCTGATCGATTTCTGGGCCAGCTGGTGCGGCCCGTGCCGGATGGTGGCGCCTCTGCTCGACGAGCTCGCTGACGAGCTCGACGGCAAACTCCAGATCGCCAAGGTCAACGTCGACGAGAATCAGGAGCTCGCCATGCAGTTCCGGATCTCGAGCATCCCCGCCTTCCTGCTGTTCAAGAACGGGGAGGTCGTCGAGCGTGCCGCCGGCGCGATGCCGAAGGCGATGTTCAAGAACCTCGTCGCCGAACACATCTGA
- a CDS encoding bifunctional riboflavin kinase/FAD synthetase: MQVVADAFGPCDLPSPAVVTVGNYDGIHRGQRAVLDRVVARARALGLPAVLVTFEPHPLTVLAPHLAPATLLTREQKVQLLAAAGVDLMAVIPFTAEFAATRAESFVREFLAGRLGVRELYVGRQFAFGKDREGDLALLARLGAELGFAVHGLEEERADGHPVSSTRIRRALAEGEVEVAAELLGRPYSLTGRIVEGDRLGRRLGWPTVNLAPEGELLPLEGVYVTGVRFLGSEEPAGTFDSVTNLGRRPTVDGSRRRVVESHILDFDRDVYGARIELFFRKRLRDEMLFASVTELSAQIGRDVSLSREYFALLRRSHGSTGRGSAI; this comes from the coding sequence ATGCAGGTTGTCGCTGACGCGTTCGGTCCCTGCGATCTGCCCTCTCCGGCGGTGGTCACCGTCGGCAACTACGACGGCATCCATCGCGGGCAGCGCGCCGTGCTCGATCGCGTCGTGGCCCGCGCCCGGGCTCTCGGGCTGCCGGCTGTTCTGGTGACCTTCGAGCCCCACCCCCTCACCGTTCTCGCCCCCCATCTGGCGCCCGCGACGCTTCTCACCCGCGAGCAGAAGGTCCAGCTCCTGGCGGCGGCCGGGGTCGACCTCATGGCGGTCATTCCCTTCACCGCAGAGTTCGCCGCGACGCGGGCCGAATCGTTCGTCCGCGAGTTCCTGGCCGGTCGGCTGGGCGTCCGCGAGCTCTACGTCGGCCGCCAGTTCGCCTTCGGCAAGGACCGCGAGGGCGACCTCGCCCTCCTCGCCCGGCTCGGCGCGGAGCTCGGGTTCGCCGTCCACGGGCTGGAGGAGGAGCGCGCCGACGGCCATCCGGTCTCGTCCACCCGGATCCGGCGGGCACTCGCCGAGGGGGAGGTCGAAGTGGCGGCCGAGCTCCTGGGGCGCCCCTACAGCCTGACGGGCCGGATCGTCGAAGGGGACCGCCTGGGGCGGCGCCTCGGCTGGCCGACGGTGAACCTGGCGCCCGAAGGCGAACTCCTTCCGCTGGAAGGGGTTTACGTCACAGGAGTCCGCTTCCTGGGGAGCGAAGAGCCGGCCGGAACCTTCGACTCGGTGACCAACCTGGGCCGCCGGCCGACGGTGGACGGCAGCCGCCGGCGGGTCGTCGAAAGCCATATCCTGGACTTCGACCGCGACGTCTACGGCGCCCGGATCGAGCTCTTCTTCCGCAAGCGGCTGCGGGATGAGATGCTCTTTGCCTCGGTAACCGAGCTTTCGGCCCAGATCGGACGGGACGTTTCCCTCAGCCGAGAATACTTTGCCCTCCTCCGGCGTTCTCATGGGAGCACCGGACGAGGTTCGGCGATCTGA
- the rimO gene encoding 30S ribosomal protein S12 methylthiotransferase RimO: MATPRNPSSVGLISLGCAKNRVDSEILLGELARRGHAITPDMEGAETVIVNTCAFIDEAKRESIDAILEVAARKGKGVSKLLVAGCMVNRFGQELARDIPEIDGFISLDSLLDVERVVNLGGAAPPPSPSHMVFDHTAPRLLTTRGYAYLKVAEGCNNPCTFCAIPLWRGRFRSRSVESLVEEARGLEARGVGELCLIAQDTTRYGEDLDYGKHGLTRLAEALLASTGFKWIRFLYAYPTTLDEQLLKLMGEEERLVSYVDMPLQHSHPDMLKAMRRGGSAERYTRLLERARELAPDIFLRTTFIVGFPGETDEHFDHLLDFVKRSRFDHLGAFVYSAEPGTPAAELADPVPAAVARRRHRRLLAAQKPIALARRKALVGRTFDVLVEGVSPETEHLLEGRHHGMAPEIDGRLLINDGSAPAGTFARVEITDAFASDLVGRIVGPVDTPGVEIAASVA; encoded by the coding sequence GTGGCGACCCCCAGGAACCCCTCCAGCGTCGGTCTGATCAGTCTCGGCTGCGCCAAGAATCGCGTCGACAGCGAGATCCTGCTCGGCGAGCTGGCGCGGCGCGGGCATGCGATCACTCCCGACATGGAGGGCGCCGAGACGGTCATCGTCAACACCTGCGCCTTCATCGACGAGGCCAAGCGTGAGTCGATCGACGCCATCCTCGAAGTGGCGGCGCGCAAGGGCAAGGGGGTTTCGAAGCTCCTGGTGGCCGGGTGCATGGTCAACCGCTTCGGCCAGGAGCTCGCGCGCGATATCCCCGAGATCGACGGCTTCATCTCGCTCGACTCGCTGCTCGACGTCGAGAGGGTCGTCAACCTCGGCGGCGCGGCGCCGCCGCCGTCGCCCTCTCACATGGTCTTCGACCACACCGCGCCGCGCCTGCTGACGACGCGCGGCTACGCCTATCTCAAGGTGGCCGAGGGCTGCAACAACCCCTGCACCTTTTGCGCGATCCCGCTCTGGCGCGGCCGCTTTCGCAGCCGTTCCGTGGAGAGCCTGGTCGAGGAGGCCCGCGGGCTCGAGGCGCGCGGGGTCGGCGAGCTCTGCCTGATCGCCCAGGACACGACGCGCTACGGCGAGGACCTCGACTACGGCAAACACGGGCTCACGCGCCTGGCAGAGGCGCTGCTCGCTTCGACCGGCTTCAAGTGGATCCGCTTCCTCTACGCCTATCCGACGACCCTCGACGAGCAGCTGCTCAAGCTGATGGGGGAGGAGGAGCGGCTGGTGTCGTACGTCGACATGCCGCTCCAGCACAGCCATCCCGACATGCTCAAGGCGATGCGCCGGGGTGGCAGCGCCGAGCGCTACACGCGGCTCCTCGAGCGCGCCCGCGAGCTCGCGCCGGACATCTTCCTGCGCACCACCTTCATCGTCGGCTTCCCGGGCGAAACCGACGAGCATTTCGATCACCTGCTCGACTTCGTGAAGCGCAGCCGGTTCGACCACCTCGGGGCGTTCGTCTACAGCGCCGAGCCCGGGACGCCGGCGGCGGAACTGGCCGATCCTGTGCCCGCCGCCGTCGCCCGGCGCCGCCACCGGCGGCTGCTCGCGGCACAGAAGCCGATCGCGCTCGCGCGCCGCAAGGCGCTCGTCGGCCGGACCTTCGACGTGCTGGTGGAGGGGGTCTCGCCGGAGACCGAGCACCTCCTCGAAGGGCGTCACCACGGCATGGCACCGGAGATCGACGGCCGGCTGCTGATCAACGACGGCTCGGCTCCGGCCGGGACTTTCGCCCGGGTCGAGATCACCGACGCTTTCGCCAGCGACCTGGTCGGCCGGATCGTCGGTCCGGTGGATACCCCCGGAGTCGAGATCGCGGCATCGGTGGCCTGA